The following proteins are co-located in the Aquarana catesbeiana isolate 2022-GZ linkage group LG02, ASM4218655v1, whole genome shotgun sequence genome:
- the LOC141126654 gene encoding uncharacterized protein, with protein sequence MEHIEGNPYMGSECDTTFIIQPNLGHEIDHTGERTYWCSQCDKTFTQKSNLIRHERVHAGEKPFRCSECDKAFLLKSDLYRHRMVHIGAKPFWCSECGKAFTQKSQLIRHKRVHTGEKPYRCSECNKAFIEKANLIIHLREHTGEEPFQCSECDKAFTVKSKLLRHKRVHTGVKPFHCSECDKYFTLKANLIRHERVHTEEKPHKCSECDKAFTEKAQLILHERNHTGERPYQCLECGKAFKMKSDLVNHQRVHTGEKPYRCSECDKAFTRRSNLVRHQKVHTGEKPF encoded by the coding sequence ATGGAACACATTGAAGGTAATCCATATATGGGTTCTGAATGTGACACCACTTTTATAATACAACCAAACCTTGGACATGAGATTGATCACACTGGAGAAAGGACATATTGGTGTTCTCAATGTGACAAAACTTTCACACAGAAGTCAAACCTCATCCGACACGAGAGGGTCCATGCAGGGGAGAAGCCATTTcggtgttctgaatgtgacaaagcttttttGTTAAAGTCAGATCTTTATAGACATAGGATGGTTCATATTGGAGCAAAACCGTTTTGGTGTTCTGAATGCGGCAAAGCTTTTACACAGAAGTCACAGCTTATCCGACATAAAagagttcacactggagagaagccctaTCGGTGTTCTGAATGTAACAAAGCTTTTATAGAGAAGGCAAATCTTATTATACATCTGAGGGAACATACTGGAGAGGAGCCatttcagtgttctgaatgtgacaaagcttttacagtGAAGTCTAAGCTTCTCAGACACAAGAGGGTCCACACTGGGGTGAAGCCATTTCATTGTTCAGAATGTGATAAATATTTTACGTTGAAGGCCAACCTTATCAGACATGAGAGGGTTCACACTGAAGAAAAGCCACACAagtgttcagaatgtgacaaagcttttacagaGAAGGCACAACTTATCCTGCATGAGAGGAACCACACTGGAGAGAGGCCGTATCAGTGCcttgaatgtggcaaagcttttaaaaTGAAGTCCGATCTTGTCAatcaccagagggttcacactggagagaagccatatcggtgttcagaatgtgacaaagcttttacacgGAGGTCGAACCTTGTCAGACACCAGAAGGTCCACACAGGAGAGAAACCATTTTAG